Within the Hermetia illucens chromosome 6, iHerIll2.2.curated.20191125, whole genome shotgun sequence genome, the region tggtctggtgttccctttaaatacagcaagtgacgccattttgtattaaggtTAAGGGGGctcatatatgtgaatggagagtgcaacattttttttacagattgtggccatgtggggtatcgaaaatggtcccatatttgatatcgagtgaaacgtaggggagtgagggttccaAATGTGACCCCTGAAAAGTGTAAAGGATCCCATtctaatatcaattactccaggcaggcatatttatatatttatatgtatatgaagctttggggtagtgcctaattcaggtagatatatttgtacattgaacaagcgttattcaatatacgtaactttatatgcacatatgtatgtttttgtgcaggaagtaaatcggaaatatgtgtatgatcaatttatatacgtgaatatataagtatagtatttggTAATATGCAATGTTCGtttgtttataataataataatcgttggcgcaacaatccatattggatcaagaccttgaagtgtgttagagctcttcacttgaatggaaaaatgtgcgtaaagAGTTTCTTACaaacaacacaaaacctttatacccgaagcgccagtttccggtattccgacttgtttatatctgatgtaggttaaatttttcccatttgctactaataacattaaactcagagtgtcaaCTTATCAATCaattatttaaatcgttttctaaaaaatagagggaaatggaatttttaactatgtacacccgGAACTGTTaagcactcatcgctcctcacataggggaacacaaaatcttttacacctgaaacgtcaagcttccggtttcccgatctATTATATATAAAGATAATTAATTCTTCACAGTATAGAATTAAAagctttttattatatttcaagAATCCAATTATGTAACTGAAAAGGAATTGAATCATTATATGCAATACAATTCGCAACGATAAGCTTGTTTTTTGACGGCAAAGGGTGGAGAAAAACCCCTTAAGGCAGTAGTAGAAAGTGATGCTCGAAATTTTAATGTTATTTCATTATTGTTTTTGAACAAGAAAATAATACACCaatgttttgaaatttaaatataattttgatgGAACCTTGAAACGTAcgataaattttttttacttaattttgcGTTAGTTAATGTGTATATTTTATGGTCAAAATGGAGTCCTTGAAAAAAAAGATGGGGTGGTGGTctcaattaaaaaatataaatttctttctattttgCAGATGTGAAACCTCAAATAcccaatatttttataaaataataaatggcAAATTTGCGAAAATAATGTTCAAAATCGTTGTATCTTTAtgttaaattgttaaaaaaaattattataatactaAATATTTTTGAGGTCTCGCATATCAGCATGGGTGTGTAGAATAAGGGAgtcaaatttcaactaaatcgaCTAAGTAGCTTTTTCTGAGTGCTTCCCTGAAACTTTGAAAACGTGGTTTCGATTAAAACGCGATTAAAATTTTGGCAATAGATTTTTTGTAACAAAAGTTACTGATGGGATATTCCAAAACTCTGCTTTGAATAATCTGTCGATTTATTATTTTCCAAtagtatatatttttacataatgtcTAGACTTCAGTTAGCTAACTATAACAATATAGGTTCAAGGATATTATATGGAAAGGACGAGTTGCTGGCGGCTAATTTCCAATTCTATTTCTACTGGTACCCGTTCGTCACCCTGTATTACTACTTCAATATACTTATAAAGGAGTTCAAAGTCAAGGAACTAAGTCATTGTCCATTCGACAACAAGTCAGAATTCAACTTTTTGACGGTGTGGTCAACCTCATAGGATCGTGTTCTCAGAAGAAGCAAGAAAGAAGCTATTTCTTGAGTAATAATTGAAAGAGCTTTTTTTAATGAGTACAGTACTTTTATGATAGACACTacttaatataatattattgttAGTTTCTATATACTTAAGCTAATGCAATTATGTATATTAAAAATATCATAATCAGTCACATATATATACAATTTCATGCGAAATCGGTCAATTCATCAGCATCTTTATTGTAGCTAACACTTTATTTAGTATGTTCCCCTGCCTTTGCTGCATTAATTTGTGCTATTTGGGCATCTTCAGAAGCCGTTTCAGTTGCTTCCTTTGTTTTAGAAAATTCAATTTGTGTCATGATTACTTTGCTTTCAATAGCTTCGAATTGTTCTTTAGCTTTATCAACCATTTTTGTTTGTGATTCAAGTTCTTCTTCGGCATATTGAGACATCTGAACAGCTTGTTCTGCTAAATCCTCAGTATTCTTCAAAATATTGGTCAAAATGGTAGCAAGTTTGTGAGCCTTGCGTTGTGTTTTGCTAGCAGCTTCCACTGCAGCTTCTGCTACTTTCAGTTGAGCTAGTTCGGTTTGAAAGGAGGTAGATGCTTCTGTTCGCTGTTCCTCCAAAAATACGAGTAGAGCTTGCTTTGCTAGTAAGGCTGTTTGTGCTGCTATTGCTGCTTGAGCTGCTAATCGAGCTAAGGTAATTTTGGCCAAGTAGGATGCTTGATGAGCAGCAGCTTCTTGACTAGCCACGGCTGTATGGGCTTGTTTGGCTGACCTATGTGCAACCTCTTTAAGGTCAACTTTGTCGAGATTGGAAGTTTCAAGACAGCCGATAGCGCGGACAGTGCTGTGATATGTATTtaaatcatcgtcatcatcttcTCGTTGATGTGAAGAAACGGAATCAGTTCtaacgatatctgttcagaAAAATCCAtccaaaatttgaataaaaaataataaattattgaaaaatattataatccgaTAAAGTTTAATGCTTACCTAAAAACGCTATAATtaagattaaaaaaataatttccattgTGCTTGAGCAGTGATTGGAGCGTTCGATTCGTGGAATCTGAAGCCAACTCAAAGAGAATGGATCGTTGACGATAATTTATAGGTACTTATTTCGAATTTGGGGGGAACAACCAACAACAGAAGCATCTTAACCAACAAAGTGAGTACTTTTCCTATTACtggacaacaacaaaaaactttTCTTCGCCGGTGAAATAATTAATTCAAACAGAGCAGAAATATATAGATGAACTTCGCTTATAATGGATTTACCTTCTCGACCTCTCCATTTTGTAACGTATATTTCTTTGGGATACTTCCCAATAGGAGAAGCATTACGATGAGAGCAAAAGTGCAGTACAATCGAATCCTCAGTACgttaattaaaagaaaatccCTACAAATTCTTAATTTTCAATCAGTTTTGACTAAGTCTAAACTAAATGCAATATAAATGTCGACATTCATGATTCGGTCACCCAACTGCATCACTGGAGTAAATGCTAACATTTTAGAGTCAGCCATCATAAATATTGGTCGTTTTGTTTCCGCACACAAAACTATTTATTTATGTACATTTGTTACGGCGGTCACTTTAGCAATTAACGACTGCTTCAAGTGGACTCTTTAAAAACACCGAAAATTGAATGTGGACGTGGGTGCCTGCAATACGTCTGCTGGTACATTTATTTCTTGCAAATATTGTAAATTAGAGTATACTAGTTTGTATTACATACGTTGCGATTCCACGTAATATATTAtgcaaattataatttttagataGTATGTCTTGGAATTATGCAAGGAGTCTACCTACTCATGAATTATGGTTTGTGTAAATAGTAGATTTTGTCAGTGGGGCGAGTGTTCGTATGTGCAAATTAAAGTGCTAATAGAATCATCTAATGTAATTACAGAACCAGGGAATTTTCACTACGTTCATCTAATTATTCAGCGTTTCAAGTCCCTTAATCTGACTCTGTCTCCGTAGCGAAGTAACGCAAAATATCAAACTACATTTGCCAAAGGTTCATAGGAGCCATTCCAGACCAATTCGATAACTACGAGCACTTCATTCCCTTCTTCCTGCATTTTAACTTATTCGTATTTCGTACCGTACGAAAAAACATATTATCTAAATTTAGTACTCTCGTTCTCTATCTGTGTCTCTAACGATTTGGTTTTTCGGATTCTGGATTTAGGTTCACAGAACCTCTGGAGACAGTGGAAAAGCCAATAATTAATACAGATCCTACACATCTTTAAAAAGTTTCTACATACCACTACCGTGAACTTTTAGTTTTCATTTTCCAATAGTGACTTGCATCTCAACGCTCCTACCTTATTTCCAGCTTAAGTTGAACTTAGCTATCTTAAttctatttcaatgggtggctattacaattctTTTGCTTACCCCGaggcgaggcttttaaatcctcatccagtgtatcaaaccgttgtttcggcggcattttagtcgcttac harbors:
- the LOC119659828 gene encoding uncharacterized protein LOC119659828; amino-acid sequence: MEIIFLILIIAFLDIVRTDSVSSHQREDDDDDLNTYHSTVRAIGCLETSNLDKVDLKEVAHRSAKQAHTAVASQEAAAHQASYLAKITLARLAAQAAIAAQTALLAKQALLVFLEEQRTEASTSFQTELAQLKVAEAAVEAASKTQRKAHKLATILTNILKNTEDLAEQAVQMSQYAEEELESQTKMVDKAKEQFEAIESKVIMTQIEFSKTKEATETASEDAQIAQINAAKAGEHTK